Proteins encoded together in one Lepisosteus oculatus isolate fLepOcu1 chromosome 2, fLepOcu1.hap2, whole genome shotgun sequence window:
- the ccn2a gene encoding CCN family member 2a — protein sequence MKMSAGMNNLQFTSFLCLALFYWVSAQECSGQCRCPEAPPQCPPGVSLVTDSCGCCRVCAKQLGDLCTEHDVCDPHKALFCDFGSPVNRKIGVCTAKEGSPCVFGGMVYRSGESFQSSCKYQCTCLDGAVGCVPLCSMDIRLPSPDCPAPRRVKVPGKCCEEWVCDAPRRQTMVGPALAAYREEDTYGPDPSLMRQNCLVQTTEWSACSKTCGLGISTRVTNDNRECRLEKQSRLCMVRPCESDLEQSIKKGKKCIRTPRVSKPMKFELSGCTTTKTYRPKFCGVCTDGRCCTPHRTSTLPMEFKCPDGQVMKKQMMFIKTCACHYNCPGENDIFQSVYYKRMLGDMA from the exons ATGAAAATGTCTGCTGGAATGAACAACCTGCAGTTTACTTCTTTCCTGTGCCTCGCACTGTTTTACTGG GTTTCTGCACAGGAGTGCAGCGGGCAGTGCAGGTGCCCCGAGGCGCCCCCCCAGTGCCCCCCCGGGGTGAGCCTGGTGACCGACAGCTGCGGCTGCTGCCGAGTGTGCGCCAAACAGCTGGGAGACCTCTGCACCGAGCACGACGTCTGCGACCCTCACAAGGCGCTCTTCTGCGACTTCGGCTCCCCGGTCAATCGCAAGATTGGAGTGTGCACCG CTAAAGAGGGCTCCCCCTGCGTGTTCGGCGGAATGGTGTACCGGAGCGGCGAGAGCTTCCAGAGCAGCTGTAAATATCAGTGCACCTGCCTGGACGGGGCGGTGGGCTGCGTGCCCCTGTGCAGCATGGACATCCGCCTGCCCAGCCCCGACTGCCCCGCGCCGCGCAGGGTGAAGGTGCCCGGGAAGTGCTGCGAGGAGTGGGTGTGCGACGCGCCGCGGCGCCAGACCATGGTCGGACCTGCCCTGGCCG CTTACAGAGAGGAAGACACCTACGGTCCCGACCCCTCACTGATGCGCCAGAACTGCTTGGTCCAGACCACTGAATGGAGCGCCTGCTCCAAGACCTGCGGCCTGGGCATCTCCACCAGGGTCACCAACGACAACCGGGAGTGCCGGCTGGAGAAGCAGTCCAGGCTGTGTATGGTCAGGCCGTGCGAGTCTGACCTGGAGCAGAGCATCAAG AAAGGGAAGAAGTGCATCCGCACCCCGCGGGTCTCCAAGCCCATGAAGTTCGAGCTGTCCGGCTGCACCACCACCAAGACCTACAGGCCCAAGTTCTGCGGCGTGTGCACCGACGGGCGCTGCTGCACCCCGCACCGGACCAGCACCCTGCCCATGGAGTTCAAGTGCCCCGACGGCCAGGTGATGAAGAAGCAGATGATGTTCATCAAGACCTGCGCCTGCCACTACAACTGCCCCGGGGAGAACGACATCTTCCAGTCCGTCTACTACAAGAGGATGCTGGGAGACATGGCGTGA